The Rhodanobacteraceae bacterium genomic sequence CGATCGAACGCGCCTTCGACGGTGAACTTCACGGCACCGCACAGGCATGAACCGGAGTGGTGGGTGTCCATCGTCGTCCCCGTTGGATTGTGTGCCAATCGACTACAGCGCCGCCGCGACATCCATCCCGATCTTTTCCGGCGTGTCGGCCGACGCGTAGCGCCGCACCACGTTGCCATCGCGGTCGACCAGGAACTTGGTGAAATTCCACTTGATCGCCTCGCTGCCCAGCACGCCCGGCGCGGCGTGCTTCAGGAACTTGTAGAGCGGATGCGTGTTCGCGCCGTTGACGTCGATCTTCGCGAACAGCGGGAACGTCACCTCGTACTTCGTCGAACAGAAATTGTGGATTTCGGATGCGTCACCCGGCTCCTGGTGTCCGAACTGATTGCAGGGAAAGCCGAGTATCTCGAAGCCCTTGTCCTTGTTGGCGCGATACAACGCTTCCAGTCCTTCGTACTGCGGTGTGAACCCGCATTTCGACGCGACGTTGACGACCAGCAGCAGCTTGCCGCGGTATGCGTCGAGTGGTTGCGGCGTGCCGTCCAGCAGGTTCGCTTCGAAGTCGTAGAAGGTGGTCATGGCTGCCTCCGGAATGACCAGTCTAGAACAACGC encodes the following:
- a CDS encoding glutathione peroxidase, with product MTTFYDFEANLLDGTPQPLDAYRGKLLLVVNVASKCGFTPQYEGLEALYRANKDKGFEILGFPCNQFGHQEPGDASEIHNFCSTKYEVTFPLFAKIDVNGANTHPLYKFLKHAAPGVLGSEAIKWNFTKFLVDRDGNVVRRYASADTPEKIGMDVAAAL